A genomic window from Populus alba chromosome 19, ASM523922v2, whole genome shotgun sequence includes:
- the LOC118040703 gene encoding protein ILITYHIA-like has protein sequence MNSSLHSMPEVRESAGLAFSTLYKSAGMQAIDEIVPTLLHALEDDETSDMALDAVLPHIFPKLVHLPLSAFNAHALGALAEVAGPGLNFHLGTILPALLSAMGAEDEDVQTLAKEAAETVALVIDEEGVEDLIAELLKGVGDTLALIRSSSYLIGFFFKYNKLYMVDEAPNMISTLIILLSDSDSSTVEVAWEALSRVIGSVPKEVLPSYIKLVRDAVSTSKDKEQGKRREDQLSFQVSVSQKLFSHCF, from the exons atgaacTCATCCTTACATAG CATGCCTGAGGTGCGTGAGTCTGCAGGCTTAGCATTCAGCACTCTGTACAAG AGTGCTGGAATGCAAGCAATTGATGAAATTGTTCCAACATTGCTGCATGCTTTGGAGGATGATGAAACCTCCGATATGGCGCTTGATG CTGTACTGCCTCATATTTTTCCCAAGCTGGTCCATCTTCCCCTTTC TGCCTTCAATGCACATGCACTGGGAGCCTTAGCTGAGGTTGCAGGACCTGGTCTTAACTTTCACCTTGGTACTATTCTTCCTGCTTTACTTTCTGCAATGGGTGCTGAGGACGAG GATGTTCAAACTTTGGCTAAGGAGGCTGCAGAAACAGTGGCCTTGGTCATAGATGAGGAAGGCGTTGAGGATCTAATAGCAGAACTTCTAAAAGGTGTTGGGGATACTTTG GCTTTGATTAGAAGTTCATCATACCTGATaggatttttcttcaaatacaACAAGTTATATATGGTAGATGAAGCACCAAATATGATATCTACTCTGATCATTTTGCTGAGTGATTCAGATTCATCAACTGTTGAG GTTGCTTGGGAAGCTTTATCAAGGGTTATTGGTTCTGTTCCTAAGGAGGTGCTTccttcatatataaaattagtacGTGATGCTGTGTCCACATCCAAAGATAAAGAGCAAGGAAAAAGAAG GGAGGACCAGTTGTCATTCCAGGTTTCTGTCTCCCAAAAGCTCTTCAGCCATTGCTTCTGA